A window of the Candidatus Baltobacteraceae bacterium genome harbors these coding sequences:
- the xerA gene encoding site-specific tyrosine recombinase/integron integrase, with amino-acid sequence MSSYIPTDPTIAEFAAYLRLERGQSPRTSEEYARDIELFGAFLEPGHPRTAPFYKLKDASVSDVRRFVMDLMGPRKYTATSVRRKIAALRSYFALQKREGRREENPATDVPPPKAAKRLPQVLSEPEVTRLLRTRVAGKTEFQRLRDIAIMEVLYASGIRRAELVGLNLSDVDFDRRVMRVIGKGNKQRMVFLNRAAADAIATYLGVRPRTADEALFVSRRKSRLSHRQAWVVFREFAQLSGLQKHVTPHVMRHSFATHLLENGADIVTIKELLGHESLSTTQIYTNVSLEHMRRSYEEAHPRDRSDER; translated from the coding sequence TTGAGTAGCTACATCCCTACCGATCCGACGATCGCCGAGTTCGCGGCGTATCTGCGCTTGGAGCGCGGCCAATCGCCGCGCACGAGCGAGGAATACGCTCGCGATATCGAGCTTTTCGGAGCGTTTCTCGAGCCCGGCCATCCCAGGACCGCGCCGTTTTATAAACTGAAAGACGCGAGCGTCTCCGACGTGCGGCGATTTGTGATGGACTTAATGGGACCGCGCAAATACACCGCCACCTCCGTACGGCGAAAAATTGCGGCGCTGCGTTCGTATTTCGCGCTGCAAAAGCGCGAGGGCCGGCGCGAAGAGAATCCTGCGACCGACGTTCCGCCTCCCAAAGCCGCCAAACGCCTGCCGCAGGTGCTGTCGGAGCCGGAGGTGACGCGACTGCTCAGAACGCGCGTCGCCGGTAAGACCGAGTTTCAGCGCTTGCGCGACATCGCAATCATGGAAGTCCTCTATGCCAGCGGCATTCGCCGCGCGGAACTCGTGGGCTTGAACCTCAGCGACGTCGATTTCGACCGGCGCGTCATGCGCGTGATCGGCAAGGGCAACAAGCAGCGCATGGTGTTTCTTAACCGGGCCGCCGCCGATGCGATCGCGACCTATCTCGGGGTTCGTCCGCGCACCGCGGACGAGGCGCTCTTCGTAAGCCGGCGCAAATCGCGGCTCTCGCACCGGCAGGCCTGGGTGGTGTTTCGCGAATTCGCGCAGCTCAGCGGCTTGCAGAAACACGTCACGCCGCACGTGATGCGCCATTCGTTTGCAACGCACTTGCTCGAAAACGGTGCGGACATCGTAACGATCAAGGAACTCTTGGGTCACGAGAGTCTTTCGACGACGCAGATCTACACCAACGTTTCGCTCGAGCATATGCGGCGCAGCTACGAAGAGGCGCATCCGCGCGATCGAAGCGACGAGCGCTAA